In the genome of Nymphaea colorata isolate Beijing-Zhang1983 chromosome 9, ASM883128v2, whole genome shotgun sequence, one region contains:
- the LOC116260448 gene encoding LOW QUALITY PROTEIN: protein S-acyltransferase 21-like (The sequence of the model RefSeq protein was modified relative to this genomic sequence to represent the inferred CDS: inserted 2 bases in 1 codon; substituted 1 base at 1 genomic stop codon) codes for MARRHGWQLPAHTFQVVAITVFFLLVVAFYAFFAPFLGKNIFEYVAMGVYTPVALVVFVLYVRCTAIDPADPGILISPDERLXVVNRNKYFGSSLLVFPXTTEDLMMTRINSLCTCERLGKKPSLVEPGVTELSYPQNSAKEKPGCCSCVGGLFCGLLVKEDCWKNEETNQQQTNEEEALFCTLCNAEVRKFSKHCRSCDKCVDGFDHHCRWLNNCVGRKNYVTFVALMASSLVWLVVESGVGIAVFVRCFVDKKEMENQIIDRLGNGFSLAPFAAVVALCTVVSLLACIPLGELFFFHMILIRKGITTYEYVVAMRAQSEPPGPSVDGDPQSVPTSPTSSVATGLSGGSSLGLQYKGAWCTPPRIFVDQDEIVPHLGPGRVPSTIDPDAVELPDRGKRLPKRQVRISAWKLAKLDSNEAMRAAAKARASSSVLKPVGSRHHPDSGYCSSENASAASSISTDIGLHKDVKNSLRLSNKNSYPPSRASRDDIESGTRSVSSFGSPAHTNNSAALSPLPLELPAASLDAERLAFTVGRLMSNSENFNPIYQSSPWSTKTNDAHEKIVSHRFDDKLVKNRGNVKENQRPSVIWDQSAGRYISVLPSGGDSYPLANRPTSSQTMEQEASSTNAILSQDHLKRMPHKFSSTEEQPKMFSGLSAQTQNLVCTEQSIFFGGPLLTADVGESSRQRGLVKPAPESASGPHIQEARIGRGRGSDQFPVFIPKGSEMPHSSRIS; via the exons ATGGCTAGGCGTCACGGATGGCAGCTTCCGGCTCACACATTCCAG GTTGTAGCTATAACAGTGTTCTTCTTGCTAGTTGTTGCATTCTATGCCTTCTTTGCACCATTTCTTGGCAAGAACATCTTTGAGTATGTGGCAATGGGAGTTTATACTCCAGTG GCACTCGTGGTTTTTGTATTGTATGTTCGATGCACAGCTATTGACCCTGCTGATCCAGGCATCTTGATCAGCCCGGACGAACGATT GGTGGTAAATCGTAACAAATATTTTGGTTCTTCTTTATTAGTATTCCCTTGAACTACTGAGGATCTGATGATGACACGTATCAATTCTTTGTGTACTTGTGAACGATTAGGAAAAAAGCCTTCCCTGGTTGAACCAGGAGTGACTGAGCTAAGTTACCCGCAAAATTCTGCGAAGGAGAAACCTGGTTGTTGTTCCTGTGTTGGAGGCTTGTTCTGTGGGCTGCTGGTGAAAGAAGATTGCTGGAAGAATGAAGAGACTAACCAGCAACAGACCAATGAAGAAGAAGCTCTGTTCTGTACATTGTGCAATGCAGAG GTAAGAAAATTTAGCAAGCATTGCAGAAGCTGCGATAAATGTGTGGATGGTTTTGATCACCACTGCCGG TGGTTAAATAATTGTGTGGGGAGGAAGAACTATGTTACTTTTGTTGCCTTAATGGCCTCTAGTCTTGTTTGG CTTGTGGTTGAGAGTGGGGTTGGTATTGCAGTCTTTGTCCGATGCTTTGTTgacaaaaaggaaatggaaaatcAGATAATTGATAGGCTTGGCAATGGGTTTTCCCTGGCCCCATTTGCTGCAGTTGTG GCTCTGTGTACAGTAGTATCTTTACTAGCTTGTATTCCTCTGGGGGAGCTATTCTTTTTTCACATGATACTGATTCGAAAG GGTATCACCACTTACGAGTACGTGGTAGCAATGAGGGCACAAAGCGAGCCACCTGGCCCCTCTGTAGATGGAGATCCACAAAGCGTGCCAACTTCACCAACAAGTTCAGTTGCAACTGGCTTAAGTGGAGGAAGCTCGCTTGGCCTACAGTATAAGGGTGCATGGTGTACACCTCCAAGAATATTTGTGGACCAG GACGAGATAGTCCCTCATCTGGGTCCTGGAAGAGTTCCCTCAACAATTGATCCAGACGCTGTTGAGTTGCCAGATAGAGGGAAAAGATTACCCAAGCGTCAGGTGAGAATCAGTGCGTGGAAGTTGGCTAAACTGGACTCAAACGAGGCAATGAGGGCTGCTGCCAAAGCTAGAGCTTCATCTTCCGTGCTTAAGCCAGTTGGTTCACGTCATCACCCTGACTCAGGATACTGTTCAAGTGAAAATGCTAGTGCTGCAAGTAGTATCAGCACAGATATTGGTCTGCACAAGGATGTCAAAAACAGCCTTAGGCTGTCTAACAAGAATTCATATCCCCCAAGCCGAGCTAGTAGGGATGATATTGAATCAGGGACTCGAAGTGTCAGCAGCTTTGGCAGCCCTGCCCACACAAACAACTCTGCTGCACTCAGTCCTCTGCCATTAGAGCTGCCTGCTGCCTCTCTGGATGCTGAGAGGTTGGCATTCACTGTTGGAAGGTTGATGTCAAACAGTGAAAATTTCAATCCAATATATCAATCATCTCCATGGTCGACTAAGACAAATGATGCCCATGAAAAAATTGTAAGCCATCGTTTTGACGACAAGCTGGTGAAGAACAGAGGCAATgtcaaagaaaatcaaagacCATCTGTGATCTGGGATCAATCCGCTGGTCGTTATATTTCAGTTCTGCCTTCTGGTGGAGATAGCTACCCTTTGGCAAACCGACCCACTTCATCTCAAACCATGGAACAGGAGGCATCTTCTACTAATGCAATCTTAAGCCAAGATCATTTGAAGCGCATGCCTCACAAATTCTCAAGTACAGAAGAACAGCCAAAAATGTTTTCTGGATTATCAGCACAGACGCAAAACCTGGTTTGCACAGAGCAGTCTATCTTCTTTGGTGGTCCTCTGTTAACAGCTGATGTAGGGGAAAGTTCTAGGCAGCGTGGACTTGTGAAGCCTGCCCCAGAAAGTGCATCAGGGCCACATATTCAGGAAGCAAGAATAGGGAGAGGACGAGGGTCTGATCAGTTTCCCGTATTCATACCGAAGGGTTCTGAGATGCCCCATTCATCCAGGATCTCTTAG